CATCAGGTATTTTTACCAACACTACCTGATAAACCAACAACTGCCACTTCATCTTTAGCTGCATACATAATCCCGTCAGAACCAGTATTATTTGTCCAGGGGTTTGAACCTCATGAATATGAATCACGTCCACCTACTCTTTTACGAGGTTCCCTCTACATACGAGTGTttaaaccaacaaaaattaaatcaattgccCTAAGTTTCAAAGGAATACAACGTACTGATTGGCCAGAAGGGATACCACCGAAAAAGAATGTTtataatgaaaataatgacGTTATAAATCACACATGGCCATTTTTCCAAGCATCACCCACGTCAGGACCTATACCTAACAATGGAGCTGATATTTTCATAGAAAAGAATGGAGAAACACACCATAGCTCTTCTCCAGGAGACGATCTTAGTGCTGTGAGATCTAatacaccaccaccactactGCATAGATCCTCCACAGGGGGTTCTTCGATTGCATCATCTTCGCATCATCATAGTGACAATTTCTTCACGAGGAATTTGTCACCTAGCTTTATTAGAAGATCGAAATCACCAGCTCCTAGtgattcttcaaatgcatTTTCTGATTtaacttcaattgtttctcCTTCAAACAATGATCCAAATTCGGCTATGCTTTTTGCACCTGGTGACTACctttacaattttgaacatcCATTACCGCCATCTATTCCTGAATCATGTAATGTTACTTTTGGATCTACAAGTTACAATTTGGAGGTGTCTATACAAAGACCTGGTGCTTTTAAATCTAACTTGTCTGGTAGATTACCCATATCCATAGTCCGTACTCCATCTGAACTCAATATGGAAGAAAATGAGTCCATTGTTATATCTCGAGATTGGGaagatcaaatcaaatatgATATCGTTATTGGGGCAAAATCGGTTGTCCTTGATTCATATTTGCCATTAGCTTTCAGATTTGTTCCATTATTTGGTAAAGTTGCATTACATCGAATTAGAATCTACCTAActgaaaatttggaatattATTGTTGTAACAAAAAAGTCCATCGAATGGAACCAgttaaaaaatttcttttgttggaACACAAGGCAAGAAAAGGTCGATCCTTGTTACAGAAAAACCCTCAAGATGAATCAACTGTGGGGTTGgatgaatatgatgaagatgtatTACCAAAGGAGTTGgaatttcaattatttGTCCCCAAGAATGTCATTGGTCGATTAAATTCTCAAATTCATCCTGATACTTCGTATGAAAATATTCAAGCACATCATTGGATTAAAATATGTTTGAGAATAAGTAAAACGGATCCAGAAAATAGTGGCAAAAGAAAGCATTATGAAATCTCAATTGATTCTCCTATACATGTCTTGTCACCATTAGCTGCTCATAACAATACTTTACTTCCTGCTTATGACGACTTGGTTGATACACCGCCACAGCCACAAATCACATCCATCGGATCACCTTCACAAAATCCTTTATCTCCTGGAGTCATCCCTGTTGATGGTAACAATTCTCGGCCTATTGAATTTCATCACATTTCAACTGATATGGATGTTGGCGCCACCGAACGAGATGCAGACATGCATTTAGAAGCAAATTTGTATAAGCCTAAGGATGATCTGACTATAACTGCAATCAATTCCCCACAAGCTAAACCACATCCGGATACATTCACATCTCCCTTAATATCACCAGTACAACGTCCTATACATTTAATTAGAAAACCTTCAACAGCACCACCACCGTTTGAAGAAAGTTCTAAACTGCCACCAGTAATGTCTTTGCACCCTCCTGCATATGGTGATATACCACATCGTGGTGGAAGCACTAGTAGTAACGGTAGTGGTAGTAGAGGTCCAACTGTTGATGGACGTGGACGCGGTGAAGGATCATTAAGTTTGAGTCCATTGagaattgatgatgaggtTGGACAACAATTTGTCAATCCattgacaacaacaacaagtgCTGCTAGCGGTGCTTTGTCGGTGGAAAATTCAACAGGTTTACAAGTGAATACGGTTACGCCAGTAAGAGATTTATTGATTCAGCAATTACAGGGTCATGGTGCGTCGCATGATGCATCTCCGATTGAAACACAAGGAGAAAATGCGAGAGTTGAAGTTAATGATCTGAGACCTGATGTTGCAGTACCagaaatatcaatcaatggtGCAAATGTAAGCTCTGATGATGGAACGAATAAAGTTATTGCTGGTGAAGGAAGTAAGCCAACTAGTGTTGGTAATTACCTTTCTACAGGATCTCACAATGGCAGTAGGACCCATCTTTCCCTTGAAAACGCAGTTattgatgacgatgaagaaggagatTTAGCTGATGACCCCCATTCACCAATATCACCCAGATTAgcaccaatttcatttaCTCACAGGAGGAATAATAGTAGAGGTAATGAGGATGTACCAGCAATTGACAATGCTGTGTCCTCCACTTCACCAACTAAGCAACGCAATATTCCCACTGCATCATCACTGcctcttcatcaaccacGTGTGCCACAAGATTCAAGATCTTCTCGATCATCATCTATTTCCACTACcaattcatttgaattgCCCATTGATCAAACATTGCCATTGCTTAATATGTCAACTAGTTCAATCCATCCGGCAACAACTACAGCCGACACAAACACCAACGCCAATACGaatacaaatacaaatacaGGTACTACGCAACCTCAAGATCCGTACCTTCATGATGAACGCAATCTTTCCATAACGTCATCAATTTATGATTTATCTCAACGTCGTCCAAGTCAACCATTCACTGGAATGAAACCGATGGGGATTATTAGTGACTACATATCAGCccatgatgatgatttttacaaattaAACAGTTTACATCATTTGAGGAATCCAAGAATTAAAAAACATTATCAAGATACCgaaaatgttgatgaaaatggcATTGGAGCAGGAGATTTAGGTAACCccaccacaacaactaGATCCAACAATGTTAGTGGTATTTCTCATAATGATGCGATTTATAAAACTAGACAAAAGAGTTTTGGTGTTGTCGGTACTAATGAAGACGAatatgaagttgaagaaggatCCAGTTTGAGTTCAAATGAAGTACAACGACAGGGTCATGAGCAAAGGGGAGCCAAGAGTACCGAAGGTAGTGATGATGTACAGGATTTTCCACCAGGGTTGAAAGTAGGGTTTGTGATGAATAATTGAGTGGTTTTATTTACGTAGTacatttttgatatttggaAGTTATGTTTTGAGTGGAGTTTACCAGGGGTATCTACTGGCTAGTTGAGATTTTATAGATTGGAGtatatttcaattcatttcaCGGTgtacttttgaaatcagcTTCTGTAGAATTAATCTTTGATTAGAGTATCAACTTCACTTCCTCAAAGTAACTCTCTTACATTCTTTCACTTAACAAATATGTATATTGGATACatacttttttatttatatcCTCTGTTTTTATATGCCTATTTTAATGAAACCATAGATCCTCCTTTCCCTTTTCCTACTTGGAAACTTtagtatcaacaacagttcCATCCgcttcttgtttcaaatcaccCAACCATTCATACAAAACAGCCAAATCACGATTAGCAATATCTTCGCGTTCACAAGCCTTATCATACCAATATCTACCAGCATCTcccaaaaacaaaaatctTCCTTGATCCTTAGCACAATCAGTTGCTAAAACAACATCTTTTCTGGTCAATTTAGTGATGAACCCACCTTGGTATCCTACATCTGCTGGCAAGTTGTTTTCCGGGTATACACCGGGAATTGGGCAATTATCTACTGAAGCCCATGATTTACCGGTAGAAACAGCAACTAATTTTGCATagttttgtaaattgaGTCCGAATGCCTTGGCCAACTGGAATGaatcagcaacagcaatatTTGTTACTGCAAGTAAATAGTTGTTGGATAATTTAGCAGCTAATCCTGCACCATGAGTTGAGCCACATGGGAAAATGTTCTTACCcatcttgttcaacaagGTAGTCAATGCTGGTGATACATCTTGATGAGTTTCTCTACTCAACATGAATGACAAGGTTCCCTTCCTGGCCCCAGCAACACCCCCACTTACTGGAGcatcaatgaaatcaaactcGGGCAAAGTTTCCTTAACATATTTGTGAACTAGTCTACTTGTTGGaatatcaattgttgatgaatcaataaTGGTGGTTTTGTAATCGGGACTATAaccattttgttcaaaactGGTAACAATATCTTCAACTACACCCTTGACATGTTTACCCTCAGGAACCATAGTAACAATGAAATCCAATTGCCCATCAACACCCGTaacaaaacttttcaaatcaggCAAAGTAACCAATTTATCTTGGTTGACagaattttgttgagtcactgttgaaacaaaattgtcaactGAGGCAGGTACAGTATCATAAACGTataatttatcatcaaccTCCAATTGATTGTAAATGTGTCTTGCCATATGTTGACCCATTTGTCctaaaccaacaaaaccGTAATTGACAAGAACACGGGAATTGGTGGAAAACCGACGAATAGCTGATGTAGCAGATGCAGAAACTTTGTACATAATAATGAATAGTTGTGTATAATGGGACGAAGAGAAATTCTTTAAGAAAATGGACAAATTTTATAAAATTGGCGGTTATGAAAATCGGTATTTATACACTTTTATAAATCGAAAGAATGGTTTTGGCGTCTATTTCTATTtctgaaaatttcaatatccgCTTCTCGATAAGTCGGTTAgtaaaaacaaaaaaaataattaaataaaaaaatataaaaatcatattttttttactCCACAATTAAAAGAATAATCACGGTTACATACGGCCAATTCCTCCCCCCCCCCTCTTTTTAATATTATTGTCCTTGTCCTACTATAACATCTAGAGGTTGGGCTTCGGACCTTATAAATATCTATGGCATTGGTTACACACGTCTTCCATATGAGCTTATTGTTTTTCCGTCgtgattgttttgtttttgttttttctttcttctccCACCCACTGTGGAAAGTGTTAATACCTGAAACAATAAACTTAATAGAaacaatgaatttgaattatcTCCCGTTGTGTCAAAGTAAAGTTGTAAATTAACGGATTATAGTTATCAAAGAAGGCAATAAGCAGAGATGTAAACATGTAAAACATGTAAACTATTCTGATATAGACTTGATTTATTCTATTGTTGATAAGTTATTTCCTATTCGTTCTTGATTCATGGTACATGCTATATGTTATGTGTATATACCCCAGATTTTCATATGGTTTTATGTTTAGTTTCTGTTTGTTACCGAAAAGTTATATAGACAATAGTTTTAAGCGCTAACGgcattcttttttttcagtTTACCCCCGGCTAATGACGGTATAAATGGTAGCGCACAGCCATatacaataacaacaaaaagTGGGGATGGTATTCCGTTGAATTTATATAGAGCACATGATTAAAAAATGAGTTTAAAGGTTATAATGGAAGACGAATACGCAAGTAAACAGACAAAGATGGGAATTTAACTGTAAGGtaaggaaaagaagaagaagatgatgatgatgagaacCTTTTCAGGTTCGCATATATACCCACTTGTTCTCTATTGAATAATCGAACATCGACGTCAATAAAGACCCATGTTTTGACAGGACCCATAATTCGAAGGTTCTTCTCAACTAGTCATTTAATCAGTAATTTAAAGGTGTGTGCCACTACTTTTTCATAATTTCTAAGCTTttattaaaaaaaatattgtatTAAGAAGGGTCCTTGATTGTATTAAGAAGGGTCCTTGACTTTGGTAATTATACTTGTTCGTTTTTTTGCTGCAAAttaattcaaaatttgtaaaattgtATTCATACACTTAAAGATATAATAATCTTCAAAAAACCCACTTTCCACTTCCATTATCTTTACAACCAATGTTAAATCcctaattttttttaaagaACAGCCAGGTTTCGTTTTAGTTTATGTTCGCTTCGTATTACCCTTGTTGTTGGGTGTGGACCCATTTGTTATCTaaattttttccaaattgggAACTATGCGCAACATCCAAAAAGGCTTAAAACGTTCCAACATATTCAAATACGACATCGATGTAAGCGCTGGTTTACATCTTCGGAGTTcatacatacatatatatacagAAGGAGTTTGgcaattcaattcatcaccaacataGCGAACAAAAATCTACAATAGTGTACATCCAtggttgattcaatttcgtCACAGTTGCCCAATAGGACAACTTACAACTTACCCAAACCCAAACCAGCATATTATCCACATCCGGGATCACCATTGTACGCAGACAAGGCCTTCTACGACTCCATAGCCAAAGCTCCTAAAACTCTAATCAACAAGGTTCGATGTGAGCCACGCACAGGAATGGCCATCAAAATACCggcaaaatcaatctttaGAATAACAACCCCCGATGGACCACAAGTTTGTGATTTAAATATTTGGAATGCCGACAATTCTAAAGAAAGATTTTGGGCTGCTCGTACTAGACAATTGCACTCGGCCCATGTTTCAACATATGATCGATTATGGTCAAATTTACCCTACTTACGCCCCTTGGTCACAATCACTGGTGACACCATGTCTTCAAGACATGATGAGTGGGGAGGTCGGGTTCACGATACATTAGGTACCCGATGTGACCCATAcgttgataaattgataAGTGGTGAAGATAATGATAATCATTGCCATTCCAATTTGTATCGAGCTATAAAACCATTTGGATTAactgaatttgatgttCATGATGTCCTAAATGTATTCCAAGTTACTGGGTTGAACGAATATGATCAGTATTTCATGGAAGCTTGTCCGGCCAATGCACAAgattattttgaattgtttgctGAATTGGATTTACTTGTTGCGATTAGCGCTTGTCCTGGTGGTGATTTATCACAATGGGGATGGGGTGAACATCAAGATGATCTAACTGATCTGAAAATGGTAGATTGTTGTCGTGctcttgaaattgaagtttataagttggatgatgaagaagggGTTTTACAAGGTTGGAAATCGCCTCAAGCTGTCAATTATACTGGTAATCATGGATTGGAGAAGTAACGTATATACAAGGTAATTTTAAAACATCTATACTGTTTATACTCTATCGATGGAGTTGTGTAGCCAATTGCCTAATTCACGAGTAGCATTATTTCCTCGTAATGACTGCTCAACCAAGTCACCTCTATATTGAACTCCacacaatttttcattcaattcttttaaTAAAGCAGAATCACCAACCAGATCGCCTCCCCAGCAAACACTCACAATTAGACCTTTATCTACTGTCAACTTCACACAAATTCCCAATTTTGAGTTGCTAAGTGTATGAGTGAACAAAGGAGTACGACCAAATTTCCATTCCCATGACTTCAATTCCTCAGCAATGGTGTACACCTCTTGAGGTAACTCGACTGATTCattaatttcaaagcaaTTGGTTAATTTAACAGCTTGGACAAAATCAGTCAATCCCATCATTTCGTTGAATTCCTTATTTGGATCGTCATTTTCACTCTCTATCTCAGTGGTGGATGCATTCAGTATGCcatattcaaatttaaatcCATTGGAAACTAGGTCCACAAAGCCCTCTTTTGGAATTTGCAAGTTGGTGACTTTAGCCTTGACAGAATCAATAGTTTTAGTTGTATCAATGATTCCCAATACTGTTACATCTCGATGTAAAACCTGTTTCAATCTGTTTAAATCCAGGTTTAGTAACATAGTTCCATGATGATACGATTTCCCACGAGATAATTTATAAGCTGACCCACTAATCTTCAATCCATTCTCACCATTTCCCTCTTGAGTCACGATATCACCTCGTGAATTCACTTTaatctttgttgatgtaatATTTGACTTATTGACTGCTTccacaatcaaattgacaaatttaaATCGATCAAATTCATGCTTTGTACCCATGAATGAATAATTGACATTACCTAAATCATGAACTACAGTACCACCGCCTGACCTTCTTCTAATTAATGGAATACCgaattgattcatcttGGGTATATTAACTTCTTTCCAAgggttttgatttttgccAATTACAACACAAGGTGCATTTGTATAAAACATGAGTCTGTGTGCTTTAAATGGGGTGGTTTTGCTAATGGGGATTTTGCTATATACATAATCTTCAATGGCCAAGTTCAAATATGGATCAGCAAGTTTCGATATAAAAATTATTGGCTCATTCTTTGTTGCAGTTGATTCCAACTGGCCAATTTGTGGGCCGGCGGGCGATTTGGGAAGTTCATCATTTATCAGATCCTTCAGTTGGTTCCTCCTATAATTTGCTACTTCTGGTGATTCTTTATAATGACGAAAATCACCAAGACCAAAATCATCTAAATCTATATCGGATAAATCATCTTGAAATGGGGAGTTGACATTGGATATGTAGCGTCTGAAGTTAtagttttgtttcaatagTCGAGTAATAAATCCTCGATTTGTAGCTAGTAGATTAATTGTCATATAAGCATAGAAACTCCGACCGATCGTGATGAGTAGAAgattgattcaaaaatatctttgaaaaaatatcatcaatcaattctaAGACCTACACAATATTACCAATACCCTTTGCTATGACAAGTACTAATGAATTAGAGAAACGACTACTTACACGATGTTACGACTccaatgaagaaatacTTAACATACTACAAACTCGATATTCAACCGAAGGAGAACAAAAACCAACCATATTATTCAAACATGTCAAAAAACCCACAAAGAACAATCGAAAATCCATTCTATTCACACCTACCTCAAAAACTGATGACAAGATTACCCAAGCTAGGAAACGATCAACTagaaatgaattgaaacaatacaTTAATACTACAATTACAAATCAACGTAAACtaatcaaaaaaatacGAGGTTATCAACGGCGCAAACAACCATTTAGTGCTGAACCAATGCTTGATCAATATAGTATTCctaaatttgaagatttcatcaaaatgaATGATTTTTGGCAAAGCTATATTCAAGACCTACTTGGTCTTAACGAAGGAACATCCTTAAACACATCTGTCATATTGTCTAAATTAGTCAATGCTGATTTCAATGGATGTTTATTGACA
This region of Candida orthopsilosis Co 90-125, chromosome 6 draft sequence genomic DNA includes:
- a CDS encoding 3-hydroxyisobutyrate dehydrogenase gives rise to the protein MYKVSASATSAIRRFSTNSRVLVNYGFVGLGQMGQHMARHIYNQLEVDDKLYVYDTVPASVDNFVSTVTQQNSVNQDKLVTLPDLKSFVTGVDGQLDFIVTMVPEGKHVKGVVEDIVTSFEQNGYSPDYKTTIIDSSTIDIPTSRLVHKYVKETLPEFDFIDAPVSGGVAGARKGTLSFMLSRETHQDVSPALTTLLNKMGKNIFPCGSTHGAGLAAKLSNNYLLAVTNIAVADSFQLAKAFGLNLQNYAKLVAVSTGKSWASVDNCPIPGVYPENNLPADVGYQGGFITKLTRKDVVLATDCAKDQGRFLFLGDAGRYWYDKACEREDIANRDLAVLYEWLGDLKQEADGTVVDTKVSK
- a CDS encoding Aim22 protein (S. cerevisiae homolog AIM22 has role in protein lipoylation and localizes to mitochondrion) translates to MTINLLATNRGFITRLLKQNYNFRRYISNVNSPFQDDLSDIDLDDFGLGDFRHYKESPEVANYRRNQSKDSINDELPKSPAGPQIGQLESTATKNEPIIFISKLADPYLNLAIEDYVYSKIPISKTTPFKAHRLMFYTNAPCVVIGKNQNPWKEVNIPKMNQFGIPLIRRRSGGGTVVHDLGNVNYSFMGTKHEFDRFKFVNLIVEAVNKSNITSTKIKVNSRGDIVTQEGNGENGLKISGSAYKLSRGKSYHHGTMLLNSDLNRLKQVLHRDVTVLGIIDTTKTIDSVKAKVTNLQIPKEGFVDLVSNGFKFEYGISNASTTEIESENDDPNKEFNEMMGLTDFVQAVKLTNCFEINESVELPQEVYTIAEELKSWEWKFGRTPLFTHTLSNSKLGICVKLTVDKGLIVSVCWGGDSVGDSALLKELNEKLCGVQYRGDLVEQSLRGNNATRELGNWLHNSIDRV
- a CDS encoding Pop4 protein (protein similar to S. cerevisiae Pop4p, which is a subunit of both RNase MRP and nuclear RNase P) → MTSTNELEKRLLTRCYDSNEEILNILQTRYSTEGEQKPTILFKHVKKPTKNNRKSILFTPTSKTDDKITQARKRSTRNELKQYINTTITNQRKLIKKIRGYQRRKQPFSAEPMLDQYSIPKFEDFIKMNDFWQSYIQDLLGLNEGTSLNTSVILSKLVNADFNGCLLTVLQSRNTEVVGARGIVVWDCQHSFIMVVPRGGDYKEWTTQVANTADVMRKLDPAALVGGLKIIPKQYTLFGFDVVLPKKQDTQEGDMEVDNGQADEEESIGFTLIGSRFEIRSVERSAKKFKNHAVDDLL